CACCGCGGCAAGGTTCGCGATCTGTATGCCGTAGATACTGACCGACTGTTGATTGTTACAACTGATCGCATTTCTGCCTTTGATGTCATCCTGCCTACGGCCATTCCAGACAAGGGACGTGTTTTGACCGCGATTTCCCACTTCTGGTTCGATCGCACCCGCACAATCGTGCCGAATCACCTGACGGACGACCAATCGCTGACCGATATCATCCCCGATCGTGATGAGCGCGCCCTGCTGGAAGGTCGCAGCCTGATCGTGAAGCGACTCAAAGCATTGCCGATCGAAGCCGTCGTGCGTGGCTATTTGATCGGCACCGGCTACAAGGATTACCTGGCCACCGGCGCGGTGTGCGGCATTGCTCTCCCGAAGGACCTGCCCTTGGCGGCCCGCCTGCCCGAACCGATTTTCACACCGGCGACGAAGGCGGCAGTGGGTGATCACGATGAAAACATCGACTTCGATACCACCGTCTCGCTACTGGGTCGCCCGCTGGCCGAACAGGTGCGTGATACCGCAATCAGGCTTTATCAGGAAGCGGCGAAATACGCATTGGAACGCGGCATCATCATTGCCGATACCAAATTCGAATTCGGTCTGGATGATCAGGGCACGCTGCATCTGATCGACGAGGCACTGACCCCCGACTCATCCCGGTTTTGGCCGGTCGATCAATACAAGACAGGCATCAGCCCGCCGTCCTTCGACAAGCAATTCGTCCGCGATTGGCTGGAAACACTGGACTGGGACAAAAAAGCACCCGGCCCGACAATTCCAGATGATATTGTCCAACAAACCCGATCCCGCTATCTCGAAGCCTATCGCTTGCTGACAGGGCATCATGATTTGGACCAACCCAGTTGAACGCACAAGCGCTTAAATTGGCGTTTTGAAAACAGATGAGTAACGCAGCCACACGGCCCGGGTTTGACCATCGAGGCGTGGTGATTCTGGCCACGGATACGGAAGTAGGCAAAACCTTTATCGGCTGCGCCTTGGCGCAAGCGCTTCGACATGCCGGAATAGTCGCCAAGGTACGTAAGCCGGTTGAAACCGGTTGTGCCTCGGAAGACGGCCAACTCGTACCGGCCGATGGGCGCTTGCTCTGGGCGGCGGCAGGTAAAATCGAGCCGCTGGATACTGTTTGCCCTTTGCGTTTTTCATTGCCCGTCGCTGCCCCCCAAGCGGCCAAGCACGCGGGCAACTCACTCATGTTTGACCGGGATATCGAGCCTATTCTCCAGCCAGTAACACACCCGGCTAACGATAACGTGGCTTCGGCCAAAAGCTTTTGGATTATCGAAAGCGCCGGTGGCGCGCTCTCGCCCTTAACCGATGATCATCTGAATGTGCAACTTGCTCTATTTACCAAGCTTCCTGTGATTCTCGTTGCACCCGATCGGCTGGGCACCTTGAGCACCTTGTTCGCACATATTGAATCATTGGCGCAACGAGGAATCACCATTGCGGCGATTGCGCTCAATCAACGGCCCAAACAACAGCACGCGGACAACATCGGCGCGTTAAACATCTGGCTGCCACGTCTTTTGAGCGCGTATCCACATAGCCCCCTCCCGGCCGTCCTTTCGATTGCCCAAGGTGCGGATCAACACGCGGTGGGTGTGCAACTGCTTAACGCAATAAACATTCAAATCAAGCCGTAACGCGCGTCCAAGCAGCCAAGAAAAGATAGGTTCACGCGGATAACCGACCACGCACCCAGCGCAGCAAGGCACCAAGCACGGGTACTTGGCTGTATAACTGCTCCGCCGGATCCCAATAATCGACATGGTCCACCACCAAGCCCTCATCATCGAACATCACGCGGCTCACGCCGACCAGCCTCAAATCACTCGGCGCACCGCATAAAAAGCGCCAATAAAAAAACACCACGCGCGCATCCGGCACTAAGGCCATTTCATCGACGACAAACCGCAAATTCGGGCAGTTCTTGTAGCCATGCGCGAACACACGCACGATGGCCTCGCGCCCCGTCACATCGTTGAAAGGATCTTTGAAGTGGGCATCTGGCGTGAACGCTTCGGATAGGACTTCAAGCTGATCGGCTTGCAGGCTCTCTATTACTTTACGAAAACGATTGGCGGCTTCGGCGATGGGTACGGGCGTCATTTTTTCAACATCCTGCGTGTCAGCGCAAAAAAGAGGCGATAGGGCAAGATGCGGATTAGTTTCATCACCAAACCAAAACCGGTGGGAACTAACAGCTCAAAACCCGAACGATTCAATTTGCGAATAATCAGGCGCGCGGCCTCTTCTGGCTCGATGATACCGGGCATCTCGAAATCGTTTTTTTCGGTGAGCGGCGTGCGCACAAACCCGGGGTTAATCACGCGAAGGGCAACACCGCGCTGGGCAAATTCCGGCGCAAGCGACTCGGCCATATTGATCAAAGCAGCCTTAGTTGCGCCATAAGGCGCTGCATTGGGCAACCCGCGAAACCCGGCGACGCTCGCCGTAATGATGATCTCGCCGGCACCTTGAGCCAAAAAATGGCCGCGCACCGCGTCGATACCGTGAATCACGCCCATGAAGTTGATGCGCATCAAGCGTTCAAACAAGGCCGGATCGAAATCATCAAGGCTCATGGGCGCGTAGTCGGCTGCGTTCAAGATGACGCGATCAAGCTGCCCCCAATGCGCCAAGATTGCTGATAAACCGTCTTTGAGTGTTGATGGCTCGGTCACATCAACCAGAACACACTGAATGGTTTCTGGGAAACGCTCCGCAAGTGTTTGGAGCGCTTCGATTCGTCGCGCC
This region of Halothiobacillus neapolitanus c2 genomic DNA includes:
- a CDS encoding nuclear transport factor 2 family protein, giving the protein MTPVPIAEAANRFRKVIESLQADQLEVLSEAFTPDAHFKDPFNDVTGREAIVRVFAHGYKNCPNLRFVVDEMALVPDARVVFFYWRFLCGAPSDLRLVGVSRVMFDDEGLVVDHVDYWDPAEQLYSQVPVLGALLRWVRGRLSA
- a CDS encoding SDR family NAD(P)-dependent oxidoreductase, with amino-acid sequence MKAANNIGQKQVIWIVGGSSGIGLALAEGLLQQGFCVVVSARRIEALQTLAERFPETIQCVLVDVTEPSTLKDGLSAILAHWGQLDRVILNAADYAPMSLDDFDPALFERLMRINFMGVIHGIDAVRGHFLAQGAGEIIITASVAGFRGLPNAAPYGATKAALINMAESLAPEFAQRGVALRVINPGFVRTPLTEKNDFEMPGIIEPEEAARLIIRKLNRSGFELLVPTGFGLVMKLIRILPYRLFFALTRRMLKK
- the bioD gene encoding dethiobiotin synthase codes for the protein MSNAATRPGFDHRGVVILATDTEVGKTFIGCALAQALRHAGIVAKVRKPVETGCASEDGQLVPADGRLLWAAAGKIEPLDTVCPLRFSLPVAAPQAAKHAGNSLMFDRDIEPILQPVTHPANDNVASAKSFWIIESAGGALSPLTDDHLNVQLALFTKLPVILVAPDRLGTLSTLFAHIESLAQRGITIAAIALNQRPKQQHADNIGALNIWLPRLLSAYPHSPLPAVLSIAQGADQHAVGVQLLNAINIQIKP
- a CDS encoding phosphoribosylaminoimidazolesuccinocarboxamide synthase, encoding MPKITAPLLESKLSHLPLLHRGKVRDLYAVDTDRLLIVTTDRISAFDVILPTAIPDKGRVLTAISHFWFDRTRTIVPNHLTDDQSLTDIIPDRDERALLEGRSLIVKRLKALPIEAVVRGYLIGTGYKDYLATGAVCGIALPKDLPLAARLPEPIFTPATKAAVGDHDENIDFDTTVSLLGRPLAEQVRDTAIRLYQEAAKYALERGIIIADTKFEFGLDDQGTLHLIDEALTPDSSRFWPVDQYKTGISPPSFDKQFVRDWLETLDWDKKAPGPTIPDDIVQQTRSRYLEAYRLLTGHHDLDQPS